Genomic segment of Marmota flaviventris isolate mMarFla1 chromosome 4, mMarFla1.hap1, whole genome shotgun sequence:
ctcagcggtagaacgcatgccttgcacgtgtgaggcactgggttcaatcctcagcaccacataaaaataagtaaaggtattgtgaccatctacaacgaaaaaaaaaaaaaaattatagattgtCCTAAACTGATAGTCATCAAGATACCTTCCTCTAAGCCCTAATGTGCAAATCTCCCCTTTAAAATGTGCAAGTATCATTTtcaaagatatttctcaaaaaaaaattatgaattaaacaCCTGCAAATTCTTCTTCACTTCTATTAAAATGCAGCAGTGTATCATCCAACCCATAGAGGTCTATCAATTGAGTAAGggttattttcttctcttccgaCATGAGTGACTGCAGCTCATAAAGCAACAGCTGGCTACAGTTTCTCCACTTTGATATTAATATCTCTAACTGAGACAGGTTAttctgaaacagaaaacaaaacaaatcaatgaaTGTTAAGTCAATAATCAGATGATCATGCTATTTTAACTTACTTAATCAAAGCTGTTAAATGTAATGTACATCTAAGTTAAAGGCAATCATCATCCTGGGGATGAATAAGACATTTACCTAGCAAATGGTAGAATGGTTGTAAGCACAATGGTTACAGTGTCACTCCCTTGAGTTCTACGGCTATTCAGGATCTGGGCCAACCTTACCCTCTGGGAAAAACCGGATCATTAAACTATATAGAGAAATGATAACACACTTAAAAATAGTCCACTTTTTATAGTAGTTATACTTTTAAACTATGTCCTTATGATGCTGTACCTTCCACCTAATTTTGCTGCGAGCCCAAAAGTTCAAAAAACGACAATATATTAAGTTTTTTCAATTTGATATTTCATAAATGTCATGTTTAGGAAACTCCTAAAACTTCAAAAAGAGCAAATGATATGTTATTCCATCATTTATTCCACATTGTTGAGGAAACATGAATTATTACATATTCAGAAATTATCCAAGTAATAGAGGCTTCTTCCTTCTAAGAACCAGGGTTCTATACAATTCAACCTATCTGAGTTAAAACctaaaatctaatatatattttttgttgttttcaaacTGCCTAAGACATTTTAATTCCTTGGAAGAAACACAGTAtcattactaaaaatattttttattatactgtGAACACTTTTGATTTTATTCACTGTCAGTAGTCACTTCTGTTCCCATTATACTTTCATCTAACATTTGATACATCTAATATTGCTGTGGGTTGTAAACTAGAGAAAATCTCCTACTGCGTTACCAAATGAAAACTGggacattttctttaaaagtttcattGGTATTGGTCTCTCTTACTCAACCCTAAACTgatgacatttttgttatttattatgcTAAAATAAATTTGCTTCCTATTTTTGAAATTACTTTTACACAATTTATGCAAAAACTTATGATTATGCAATGGTTCTTAAAATCTCACCTTTGATCTATACATTTTGACTAGTTTTAGCCTCCGAAGCAGCTCTTCTTTGTCACGAACCTGCTTCACCAATAgtgctttttcttcatttaatcctTGTTTAGGTTTCTCAATCACAGAATCAACGGGCTCAGATTTACATGCACTGACATTCTTGACTGTATTTTTCAATTGTGCATTTTCTTCAGATTCACTGCCTTTGTGTTTAGAACTTTGAGATTCCAAGCTGTTTTCTACTGTTGAAGATGCCGGTTTCTCTGAAAAATtctgatcattttctttcttctctacttTAAGACGTTTTATCACACTGCAAGAATTAGATGAAATTCTTGTCTTCTTTACTTTGTCTTTAAGTGTTGCACTTGTAGGCTGAAAAGGGaacaagacattaaaaataaaaacattcatcaaGAGAAACACTTCCAAAGAAAATAAGCCAACTAGAAATAACAATCTTAACATTTCTATGGTAGGTACCACTAGCTGGTTTTTCTGTCTCCATGCATCTAAAGCAAGCATGACAAAATGTCTAATTTTCAGACACTCCgttagtttcattttcttttaccttaGCAAGATCAACACCTTTCTAAAACAGTGTTGAGACATTTATCCCAGTATTAGCTGGAgttgcagctcaatggtagagtgcttgcccagcatgtgcaaagccctgtgttcaaacttcaatactacaaaaaaaaatttttaaaaaccaagcatGGGCCTGACACTATTCCTGACGTTTTGGAATTACTGAGGAAAAGACATACTGCACCAAAGACTTTCATAAAGGTAATATTGTACAGATTCAAACTTCCTTGATTTGGATCATAATAACCTGAACTTAAACTAAGTGAAAGGGATTCAGAATGAAAATCTGTTAACCATCATGTTAATTACCACTCTTCAATAGACTTAAAACAATCACTGCTACAACACCAGAACCAATTCATTGAAAGAACCAAGACTGTCATACTTCTTTTTGTGAACTATCCGCATCAGGAGATGGTGGATCCACAGAGTCTTGTGGAGTCCTAGCTTTATCTGGTGAACTTTGCATTGTGGAAATGAGATCTTTACTctcttctaaaaaagaaaaattataaaatgagaatcaGATTAACCATATCATTACAGTTCTCATCTTTTACCACGGCCTTTTTTCATAGTGTACAAAACACCCATAAATAAACTAGCAACTTCTAACTACATAGAGTTGTAATTCAATCTTGCTCCTTTTGCAGTTTCCCACACAGAAACtgtttttgggtttttatttttattttgtgtgtgtgtgtgtgtgtgtatatttcagAGACCTTGTtttcctctctcaaaatatcaaCATCTGCATTACGGAGAAGAAACAGGAGAGTGAACAACTATCCAGTCAGGAATTCCTTAATTTCATTAAGATCGCTTCATATTTGAATGGAGATACAGCCAAAATCATGACTTGAAAAACATCGGCGGGCCCATCAAGCATCCTGAACCCCGCCAGCTGCGTGATGAGAACCAGTTAACCCTCTAGGCCGGGGGCCTAAGAAATACAGGCCCAACAAACGGAGGTCTGTCCGCGCCGCTTTTAAGCACCAAAAAACTCTGAAAAGGAGACGACGTGGTCTCCTCCAACAAAGAAATCAACTTTAGCAGGGTAAAACAGAGGGGGGGGTCCTCCCCGCCTTCCCCCGGCTGCAGAAAGCCCACTACCCCTTCAGACACGAGCCCCCGTCGAAGGAAAGGCGGTACCCCACGACTCCACAGCACACTCCCGAAGCCCAGCTCCCAGGCGCCCCCCAGCCGAGGAGCCCGCCACCTCATCAGCCATCCCCCGCCCCCGCATGCGCGCGCAGCTGCGCCGGCAACCAATCCTGCCCCGGGGCGTGGCCGCGCGAGAAATGGAAGGACCAAACATTCGCGTGCGAGGGCGCGAACCTCCACCAGGGGGCGAGATGCGGCCACACGGGAGGCGCCAAGATGTGTGATAGGCAGGGTTGACGGGCGCGCGCGGCTATGCCCCGCCCAGCGCTCCAGGGCGGTGAACGCCGAGCGGGCACGAGCTTCGCGTGGCATCTGGGGCGGGCGGACGGGGCGGGGC
This window contains:
- the Sfr1 gene encoding swi5-dependent recombination DNA repair protein 1 homolog isoform X2; this encodes MSEESKCCGERADKPEINREDGAGDTNKDAEESKDLISTMQSSPDKARTPQDSVDPPSPDADSSQKEPTSATLKDKVKKTRISSNSCSVIKRLKVEKKENDQNFSEKPASSTVENSLESQSSKHKGSESEENAQLKNTVKNVSACKSEPVDSVIEKPKQGLNEEKALLVKQVRDKEELLRRLKLVKMYRSKNNLSQLEILISKWRNCSQLLLYELQSLMSEEKKITLTQLIDLYGLDDTLLHFNRSEEEFAGV
- the Sfr1 gene encoding swi5-dependent recombination DNA repair protein 1 homolog isoform X1; translated protein: MSEESKCCGERADKPEINREDGAGDTNKDAEESKDLISTMQSSPDKARTPQDSVDPPSPDADSSQKEPTSATLKDKVKKTRISSNSCSVIKRLKVEKKENDQNFSEKPASSTVENSLESQSSKHKGSESEENAQLKNTVKNVSACKSEPVDSVIEKPKQGLNEEKALLVKQVRDKEELLRRLKLVKMYRSKNNLSQLEILISKWRNCSQLLLYELQSLMSEEKKITLTQLIDLYGLDDTLLHFNRSEEEFAGNRAETLRLLEGKVGTDLYHIGLGTEYLGKTHRVKEIRSKINKWDGLKL